The Simkaniaceae bacterium genome contains a region encoding:
- the pepF gene encoding oligoendopeptidase F → MAKKRNEVALEDRWDVEAFYRDIEAWKEDFLILRKEADSHFPEINQFMGKLSSSPESLAQFLKKYFDLQVKIESLYVYAHLRHDEDITIDSYKSAYQSIMMLYHAFAAETSWVEPEILQIDEKIFDMQSPSLAEYHNYLKQLIHQKQYILPKEQERIMAAAGDSLQTIPSAFSSINNADLKFEDVIDSEGKSHELTHASYQLLIKSNDRSLRKGAFLNMHARFRDFRNTVSDLLAGSVKRHLFNRNVRGFSSCLKAALYPYNIDESVYTNLIESVRAHFPVLHDYVSLRKELLNLDEIHAYDMYVPAIREFDKKYTFEEAVEIIIDSVAPLGEEYQSILRKGLTIDRWVDRYDNENKRSGAYSSGCYSSRPYILMNYNGTFNDLMTLSHEAGHSMHSFFSNRTQTYQDASYCIFVAEVASTFHEELTFRTLYERAASKEEKIYILNQKIDSIRATLFRQTMFAEFELKIHRLAEAHMPLTPDMMKKEYEALNRDYFGPSFAYDEELFYEFLRIPHFYSNFYVYQYATGISAAYALVERVLSGKVDAKNDYLQFLSSGRSDFPINLLKNAGVDMTTKEPVETLIKRFHELTKDLRALSL, encoded by the coding sequence ATGGCTAAAAAAAGAAATGAAGTGGCTTTAGAAGACCGATGGGATGTCGAAGCTTTCTATAGAGATATTGAGGCGTGGAAAGAAGATTTTTTAATTTTACGCAAAGAGGCGGACAGCCATTTCCCTGAGATCAATCAATTTATGGGAAAGCTCTCAAGTAGTCCCGAGTCATTGGCTCAATTTCTTAAAAAATATTTTGATCTTCAAGTGAAAATTGAGTCCTTATATGTATATGCTCATTTGCGCCATGACGAAGATATTACAATTGATTCCTATAAGAGTGCTTATCAATCAATTATGATGCTCTATCACGCCTTTGCTGCAGAGACTTCTTGGGTCGAGCCCGAAATTTTGCAAATAGATGAAAAAATATTTGATATGCAGAGTCCGTCTCTTGCCGAATATCATAATTATTTGAAGCAACTCATCCATCAAAAACAATATATTTTACCTAAAGAACAAGAGCGCATCATGGCTGCCGCCGGGGATAGTCTTCAAACGATTCCAAGTGCTTTTTCATCAATCAATAATGCCGATCTTAAATTTGAGGATGTGATCGATTCGGAGGGAAAATCCCATGAGCTGACCCATGCTTCTTATCAACTTTTGATCAAATCAAATGACCGCAGCCTTCGCAAAGGGGCTTTTCTCAACATGCATGCTCGTTTTCGCGATTTTAGAAATACGGTCTCCGATTTACTTGCCGGATCGGTTAAGAGGCATCTTTTTAATCGCAATGTGAGGGGGTTTTCATCTTGTTTAAAAGCAGCTTTATACCCTTATAATATTGATGAGAGCGTTTATACTAACCTCATTGAATCAGTGAGGGCTCATTTTCCGGTATTACATGACTATGTGAGTTTGAGGAAGGAGTTGCTCAATCTCGATGAGATTCATGCCTATGATATGTATGTTCCTGCTATTCGGGAATTTGATAAAAAATATACCTTTGAAGAGGCCGTTGAAATCATTATTGATTCTGTGGCGCCTTTAGGGGAAGAGTATCAGAGCATTTTAAGGAAAGGGCTTACGATAGATCGATGGGTCGATCGCTATGACAATGAAAATAAGAGATCGGGGGCGTATTCATCGGGATGTTATTCAAGCAGACCTTATATATTGATGAATTACAATGGGACGTTTAATGACTTAATGACCTTGTCTCATGAAGCAGGTCATAGTATGCACTCCTTTTTTAGCAACCGTACGCAGACATATCAAGATGCTTCTTATTGTATTTTTGTGGCAGAAGTGGCTTCGACATTCCACGAAGAGCTCACGTTCCGCACTCTTTATGAAAGGGCCGCATCTAAAGAGGAAAAAATTTATATCCTCAATCAAAAAATTGATTCTATTCGAGCCACCCTTTTTAGACAGACGATGTTTGCCGAATTTGAACTTAAGATCCATCGCCTTGCCGAAGCGCATATGCCACTCACACCTGATATGATGAAAAAAGAATATGAGGCTTTGAATCGCGACTACTTTGGGCCGAGTTTTGCCTATGATGAGGAGCTCTTTTATGAGTTTTTGCGTATTCCTCATTTTTATTCGAACTTTTATGTCTATCAATATGCAACGGGAATTAGCGCTGCTTATGCGCTAGTAGAGAGAGTATTGAGTGGAAAGGTAGATGCAAAGAACGATTATTTGCAGTTCTTGTCATCGGGGCGATCTGATTTCCCCATTAACTTGTTAAAGAATGCCGGCGTCGACATGACAACAAAAGAGCCTGTTGAAACACTCATAAAAAGATTTCATGAACTAACAAAGGATTTGCGAGCATTAAGTCTATAA
- a CDS encoding co-chaperone GroES: protein MTTQAEKKSTLRPVGNRVVLKRMEKEQTSAGGIILPESAQKKQESAIVIAVGLGKTTKDGTTLPMSVKEGDVVLMDKYSGQEVTLNDEEFIIVKEDDIVAIIEN from the coding sequence ATGACAACCCAAGCTGAAAAAAAATCGACTCTCAGACCGGTAGGAAACCGCGTCGTACTCAAAAGAATGGAAAAAGAACAAACCTCTGCGGGTGGGATTATTTTACCTGAATCTGCACAGAAGAAACAAGAATCGGCAATTGTCATCGCAGTTGGCTTAGGCAAAACAACAAAAGATGGAACGACCCTCCCTATGTCCGTAAAAGAAGGCGACGTCGTTCTTATGGATAAATACTCCGGACAAGAAGTCACATTGAATGATGAAGAGTTCATCATCGTCAAAGAAGATGACATTGTTGCAATCATTGAAAACTAA
- the groL gene encoding chaperonin GroEL (60 kDa chaperone family; promotes refolding of misfolded polypeptides especially under stressful conditions; forms two stacked rings of heptamers to form a barrel-shaped 14mer; ends can be capped by GroES; misfolded proteins enter the barrel where they are refolded when GroES binds), producing MGAKDIKFKEDARYKILKGVNKLASAVKVTLGPKGRNVILDKAYGAPHITKDGVSVAKEIELEDRHENMGAQMVKEVASKTADKAGDGTTTATVLAEAIYSEGLKIVAAGANPIDIKRGIDKAVATIVAEITKMSKPIKDRNEIAQVATISANSDQEIGEIIAKAMEKVGKDGTITIEEGKGFETTLEVVEGMNFDRGYVSAYFMTNPETQEAVYDDVYILIYDKKISGMKEFLPILQAAAETGKALIIIAEDIDGEALTTLVVNRLRANLKVCAVKAPGFGDRRKAMLEDIAILTGGQLISEEVGLSLEKTTLEMLGRAKKIVVKKDETTIIEGLGSKETIQARVQQIKSQIAESTSDYDKEKLQERLAKLSGGVGVINVGAATEVEMKEKKDRVDDAHHATRAAVEEGILPGGGTAFIRSIPVLRALAETLIGDQKVGVDIVIKAITAPLRQIAENAGVEGSIVVQKVSELKENEGFDAATNTYGNMIEKGIIDPTKVVRLTIELAASIAGLLLTTEAIITEEKKEKEMPNPAHMAGADY from the coding sequence ATGGGCGCAAAAGATATTAAGTTTAAAGAGGATGCTCGTTATAAAATCCTCAAAGGCGTAAATAAGCTTGCCTCTGCCGTTAAAGTGACACTCGGTCCTAAAGGCCGTAATGTGATTTTAGATAAGGCTTATGGTGCTCCACATATCACTAAAGATGGAGTTTCAGTAGCTAAAGAGATCGAACTCGAGGACCGACATGAGAACATGGGTGCTCAGATGGTCAAAGAAGTAGCCAGTAAAACAGCGGATAAGGCCGGAGACGGTACAACAACTGCGACTGTCTTAGCTGAAGCGATCTATTCGGAAGGTCTTAAAATCGTTGCCGCAGGCGCAAATCCAATCGATATCAAACGAGGAATTGATAAAGCCGTTGCAACAATAGTGGCTGAAATCACTAAAATGAGTAAACCAATTAAAGATCGCAACGAAATTGCACAAGTTGCTACGATTTCTGCAAACAGCGATCAAGAAATTGGGGAAATCATTGCAAAAGCTATGGAAAAAGTCGGAAAAGACGGAACGATTACCATAGAAGAAGGAAAGGGCTTCGAAACAACTCTTGAAGTTGTTGAAGGGATGAACTTCGACCGCGGTTATGTCTCTGCATATTTCATGACAAATCCGGAAACACAAGAAGCCGTTTATGATGATGTTTATATCCTCATCTACGACAAAAAAATCTCGGGAATGAAAGAATTCCTTCCCATTCTTCAAGCAGCAGCCGAAACGGGCAAGGCTCTCATCATCATCGCAGAAGACATTGACGGAGAAGCTTTAACAACTCTCGTTGTTAACCGCCTTCGCGCTAACCTCAAAGTCTGTGCCGTCAAAGCTCCCGGCTTTGGAGATCGCCGCAAGGCAATGCTCGAGGATATCGCGATTTTAACAGGTGGCCAACTTATCAGTGAAGAAGTCGGCTTATCTCTTGAAAAAACAACCCTTGAAATGCTTGGCCGTGCGAAAAAAATTGTCGTTAAAAAAGATGAAACGACAATCATTGAAGGACTCGGATCAAAAGAAACCATCCAAGCACGCGTTCAACAAATTAAATCTCAAATTGCCGAGAGCACATCTGACTATGATAAAGAAAAACTTCAAGAGAGACTTGCTAAGCTCTCCGGTGGAGTTGGCGTAATCAATGTCGGTGCTGCGACTGAAGTTGAGATGAAAGAGAAAAAAGATCGCGTCGATGATGCTCATCACGCAACACGCGCTGCTGTTGAAGAGGGTATTCTCCCCGGCGGCGGAACGGCTTTCATTCGCTCCATTCCGGTGCTTCGCGCTCTTGCGGAAACTTTAATAGGCGACCAAAAAGTCGGTGTTGACATCGTTATCAAAGCGATTACGGCTCCCCTTCGTCAAATTGCAGAAAATGCAGGTGTTGAAGGGTCAATCGTTGTACAAAAGGTGAGCGAGCTCAAAGAAAACGAAGGTTTTGATGCAGCGACTAACACCTATGGCAATATGATTGAAAAGGGAATTATCGACCCAACTAAAGTTGTTAGACTCACGATTGAGCTCGCAGCTTCGATTGCAGGTCTTCTTCTCACTACTGAAGCCATCATCACTGAAGAGAAAAAGGAAAAAGAAATGCCTAATCCCGCCCACATGGCCGGTGCAGACTACTAA
- a CDS encoding AsmA family protein translates to MKRTFHIFTFFSTALIILLVGAIFALPLYIPKLLANSISKSMGVPVDIKSVDIRRSDLTFHNLLVGNPPGSFLPYALKIKTLTIRAPLREYLEPTVNIKQIELNDIDLSVEFYTPDRKKNNWDLILDTVNKPVKNPSSDAQGSKRGIYINELFLEQIAVSLKLYNQPPRNIPPIKQIVIRDIDPENGLLTQRLTRILTNHIIKSVSGMAGITGITGVIISAPATAVQTIFAPFKFLFGGSKKNQSQTPPNQ, encoded by the coding sequence ATGAAGAGAACGTTTCACATCTTTACTTTTTTCTCAACCGCACTGATTATTTTGTTAGTAGGGGCTATTTTCGCTCTCCCCCTATATATCCCCAAACTTCTCGCCAACTCCATTAGCAAATCAATGGGTGTTCCTGTTGATATCAAATCGGTCGATATTCGACGCTCTGATCTCACCTTTCACAATTTACTTGTAGGAAATCCCCCCGGATCATTTCTTCCCTATGCGCTTAAAATCAAAACGCTGACCATTAGAGCCCCCTTAAGAGAATATCTCGAACCCACAGTCAATATTAAGCAAATTGAGCTGAATGACATTGATTTAAGCGTTGAGTTTTACACACCGGATCGCAAAAAAAACAATTGGGATCTCATTTTAGATACTGTAAATAAGCCTGTGAAAAATCCCTCCTCTGACGCTCAGGGGTCAAAAAGAGGGATTTATATCAATGAACTGTTTCTAGAGCAAATTGCCGTCTCTCTCAAACTCTACAATCAGCCCCCCCGCAACATTCCACCGATTAAGCAAATTGTCATCCGAGATATCGACCCTGAAAACGGCCTTTTGACCCAGCGATTAACGCGTATTCTCACCAATCATATTATCAAATCCGTTTCCGGAATGGCCGGCATTACGGGAATCACAGGTGTCATTATTTCCGCTCCGGCTACAGCAGTTCAAACCATTTTTGCCCCTTTCAAATTCCTTTTCGGAGGGTCAAAAAAGAATCAGTCACAAACACCCCCCAATCAATAA